The window TTATTTATCGACGTAAACGCACTTCTGTCCAGTGTTACCAGATTTTTTTCTACATTCATTAGTGTCATGTCATCttcatatggtatttttttaacgTTCTCACAAATAGGTTGAATGGAAGTGTGCCAAGTGCAGATCCTTGAGGCACTCCATACTTAATATGTCTGATTTCAAATCTGCACCCCATTTTTGTTTCCATATACTGCTTTCTGTTGCTGTTCTATGATTTTATCCACTTGACTGCATGTCAACGAATACAGTAGCTTTCTAGTTTTTCAATAAGTGAAGTGCAGATGATTATGTCAATCGCTTTAGACAAATCCAGAAACATAGCAGGCGCAGAGTTTCTTTTGTCTAATGAATCTATAACGGATTCTGTGAGGCTTGATATGCTGGTTTCTGTAGATTTCTCATTTTGGAAACCATGTTGTGTTGGAATCAGAATATTGTGTTTCTCCAGAAATGTTGTCCACCTACAATGCATGAGAATCTCTAGTTTTTTTGGGAAACCAGAGATTAAAGACACAAGTATGTAATATTTGCATCATTTTCGTCTCCTCTCTTAAATATTGGTACGTGTTTGCTTAGTTTTAATTTTTCTGGGGATACTCCTTCTAGAAATGAGCAGTTTGCAATATCTAAAAGagttttgattatttcttcatttgcatttcttaataataattttatactTCATCATCTACCGCAGACTTTTAGGTTTAAATTTCTGGATTATTTTGATGAGTTCTGTTTTCGTCACTGGTTCCAGGAACATTGAGGGAGATGGTTGGCCACATGTTTTAGCATGGTTCAACCACTGATGGTTTTTTCCCCTTTTAAATTATTTACTACATCTATAAAGTTGTTGTTTAGTATATTAGCAAGTTTTGTTTCATCTGTAATTCATTCTAATTGATTTAATGAAATTGCTGATTTTTACACTGTTTTGGCGATATCTTTCACTGTTGGTTATATGCCATGTTGTTTTGCTTTTTTGATTTGAATATCCTGTGGGTCTGTTTACTGAAATAACTTTTGCTTTTCTTGTTAATTGCCTATACTTCTTCTGATACTGTTTATATGTTTCCATATTTCCTGATTATATGAGTTCCTTTGCTCTGGTCTTGAGTTCAATTATTTCTTTTGTAATCAATTTCTTACTGTGACCCTGCTTTTTCTGATAGTCTACTTTGGGGAAGACTGTACGAAAGTGCTGCATTAGTGAACTGTTTACAAAACTGGATATTGTGCTAATCTCAGTGAAAGTATCTGTGGGTGACAGTAAACTTCTTGGCGTGTTTGGCGTTGGTACTGTGGAACTGTATGCATGAAATGGATTAAAATTTATCAAAACAATACTTCTTGTGCCTGAACTGAAATTCAGTCCCGTTTCCTGTAGGAACTGTGTTAGACAAAAATATGTGTTTAGTGTTAAACAAGAAACAATTTGAATTCTTGAACAGTAAAAGTGAAGTTCATGCATTATAAAAATTTGTCGAGAAAGTGTATCATATGTTGGTTTCACTAAATGGAACACAATCAGAACTGTTAATGTTTTACTTTGATGTGTGCAGATAAAACACACATTATTATTGACACTAATGACACTAGTGAGCTTTTGTCAGTCAATATTGATACATATGTGAAAGAGTTTTTCTCACTTAAAGGATTGAGCTTCATTGATGAGTTTGCCACTTGTGAAGAATACTTGGCAGGTAAACAACATCGCTTGCCTTTTCTTGACAGTTCATCAAGACCTAATGCACCACACTTGAACTGGTTCATATAGATGCATTTGGGCCCATGGAGATGCATTCACCTCAtaatcttaccccccccccccccacccacacacacacatcactattaaaattcactGTCTCTGCACATGTTTTGAAAGCTTTTTAAAAACTTCTTACTTACCTCATTTTCTCTTGTTTTTGATGGCTTGTTCTTGCACCTAGGGACACATTCAAGGGCCTGAAATTTTGTCTCAGTGGGTTCCAGATGACTAAATAACTGTTGACGTTTTGCCTGTATTacacttgaattttattctttgtcacatttttccACATCGCACCGTCTTTACAGTTTCCACTTCAGGAGTCAAATTCATAGTGTTATGGCGCAACATAAAAATCCGACCGATTCCACTACCAACTAATTTCtgtggtactcacaatattccaaagatttTACAAAACAAAGCAGTTTACAAATATTCTCGAccaagaagaatcatcaccaagttttaatattattttataaatgaatccataaataaatttaataattagcattagattgcgCAACTAATAACAGGAATTTTAAGTCTGACAAATATTTCGtagtttcaaatattttcaaaagaagAGTATTTTTAACCTTTAGTAAATATTGATTGTAATCTATTGATTTCTCTTTATagattttagtctgaaatataatacatcatatacagaATCATGTCTTATTATTTTagtaaagcaactgagataatgttcacctatataGGGATCAACAGTATAAATGGTATAACTTATTCCTATAAAAAAAGGCAATGTTAGAGAAGGTGTgcacacaaaatttggaaacaggttgattacaatattttgtgacagactacaTGTCATGCCAAATGGTGTATAAAATTATGCCCAGGATAGCAGATAGatgttgactcatgaaagaacaaaataatgctaaaatattagggcctaagctTATGATGTGGAGATcaacccatgaatccaaaccacactgggTACAAACCAGCCAAGCATGTTTCgatacaaaaaaatttataaagttcataatcatatcaataagtttAAACATCTCCAAAGAATAATTGTGAGAAGCACCTAGCGTCAAACAATAGCTGTATACTTTCCTTCACTTTCCTTGagtacacaaagacacacacagtaGCAACGACAGGGGTACCCAAAACAAAGTTAAGTATGACTTTGCATACAACTCAAGTTCCAATAAGGtacaataatgcagtacacaggatAAATACAAGTAATCAGAGTCATTAAAAGCTTTGTAATCGAGTAACATGAGGACCAAAATTAGTGtatgaaatcagaaatgtatacATCTTATTATACACTATATACACAAATTATGATCGTAAatgtaaatgtcttccacactgtttgctaattgttcatacaaaGTAACCTATGTTCACAGAaacctagaagattcatttacaactGATAAAAAATACCTACCAAGTGTTGAGAtaagaaaattcattgaaatgtatGACTACTAACCAAACTGTGTCTAATTTTATCAGATTCTGATAATTATTTACCATATGGTTCACAGAACATAATCCTGAACTTATTAAGTTTTCACTTTTCTGTGTTGAACATAAACAAATCATCAGTCATGGAACATCAACCTTCAACAGTATTTTATCCAAGTCAAATAAGATTTGAAGTTAGATAATATATTGGGATGTTAATCCACCTActtgaaaaaaaaacatacatttatgtggaataacaTTGTCCATAGCAGTGGCTTCATTTCTAAACAAATGATTCCTTTAAATttctataaatacaaaaaaaatttgcatataggataatttcttagctaacaatttacaaatttcagtcacaatACTGATGTAGGTTACAGATATTTTAGTACATTATCCAGCACGTATGATCTCTTGAAATTCGACTGAACCAACAAGGGTGCAGCCATACAGGAGTGTGGGAGTAGATCCAcacacatctttcagtttcctccctagatttTCATCATACACTCCAgcatataggtaacatcctgtttAGCTTTCATAtcgaatcctgaaacattgttttatgtAGTAAGTACGCTTTTCAATAACTTCCTCACATCACATGGCATATGTTTTGCTTCTATATATCGAAAAAAGAAGTACTCGGGTATTAGATCAGAGTAGATTAAAAAGCATTCACTCATGTGGAACATAAATAAACAGagctaaatgcaatgaaaaaatgaattaGTAAGgtaatacacacatacatactaAAGATATCTCAAAGTAACATTCACTTAGCAATTAGCAGATTAAAAGAAATTGTGTACACAAGCAAGACAAGTTGGACTGCACTGACACAGCACACGACAAAAGCCTACAAAATGAGGTATGTACCACAGTCCACGATGTACTGACATAAAAGTTCTGTGTTTAACATACACATGTGCTTGATTTAAACATATGAAATTTCAAGATACTATTCTTAATATTTACAGTACACATGAATAAGATGAGTCTTCACTCACTTTACCACAACAACCACGCCTTTACCCAAAAGAGTTCCTGAGATTTAAATTGTATCACTTTCTCCAGAGtggcgacgggtcaggctcttatcgcgcagtttcctttccctgaaagaaaatccacctacctcgtttcttaggtagttgctgcactcgcctctcctgatagcagctactggaaaaattgcagaaaagcagtgttgaagaaactgcaatttaatagccgctcaccggaggccgcgatacatgtttgctgaaatacaatctatgagcaatcttcctaaataaattgagttattggaatggtagtaattgtttactcaaacgagaacgcgaagttggtaattctatttaagctctttattgtctttaagcctgatcatcagcccgctaatctacgtttgaagaaagttcagttcacaattctatccacactcaaaccccgccagaattagctttcaaagttacggaatttacttaactgcaacacagacgattttctaacatacacgtttgcagtcgatgttcaataatagttcgttttttaacgttaatgctcgccataagcacttagtaaaagtttacgaagtaccgccacgcttttaattattaaagttactcgcgtctttcgcggaacgaaaagtcacaactcgctcaaactcacactacgcgttactggactcttccagtctcaaatcgcacagtaccgaaccgatgaagccgttttatgacttcattttacacattattcgcgaggacacatcaagcatgtctcttctcgatcacagttccttcgcgactcctcatccactcgcgactccctctcctagtctgctaaccgtcctcgcatctcattggctcacacatcacacagccaatcagaattaactctttgggtgcgcctcgcgccaaaatctagcacgcaccagtcatgacttctgaatcatttacgtcatgatttcttgttacacaaaatttactgtataatttaacaaaccgaaaggaaaactagactttactttatttccagaaattatttaaatactcgcgaacgttctggctgcttgtacaataccatacactcttggacatccgacattcactaagatggggaaccactggcgactctgttcccacggttacatcgtctgaacacttgcgagttccaacctagattttatacacttgcaaagaatggcgaatgtccctctttcattcactcaggcacactcattcactctcacctactcatataaaataactgttcacaaaaattcaaaacatttatggttttaacaaagttataggtgaatttctaaaagtaaaattctcaaaataaatacaaaagcacggaaggtgattttgtttcatagttggatggtcactgaaggtgatctatacataatggtatttatttagactcgaaaattgtagaaatttgcgttttctgtaagatttttctaatttccaaaatatgcaggtttcaaagctcaaatttggatgacttatttttattcataacagaaactagtatattaacttttaatttcctcaggttcctcagttagaagttattaaagatgaaagttccacgttatacacgcggctagttagcgcacaggtcttacattctcacggtacagacatgccatatggtcgtgacgtcagacgaacggacaccggtaatctgcccgctacagcacatatgctaatctgatggctactttacagtctgtctacatttcacagtaaatatttgatagaaaactgtgcgctcgcactagttgcgacgccacacacctcctgaggaaactaaattttttcattcatgacaaacttttagttttctaaaaaaatttctattaaagatttactcaaacagctatttaacatttatagttcctgtacatcaatcatccacttatacctagggctgacgacctacaaaacatcttatatctaaacatgcacttttatcatcattcaaaaaaaaatttttcagattacaaaattctatttacaaattcctgaaagagaaaacaaacctaaatactatcttgatgtacgtcacacgcacactaacactactatcgctatggtgagcgtcacttttttaccacttacacttaagattttgatagcactcgtagttcgaccgggtcctgcttgggaggtccatttcaagtctcgtgctaccacctctgtttacttcggcgcccctgaaacatcagctggcctcagttccctttctaactgctacgtcttaacctacagcagcgataaatggcgctatctgcttgactctaaagtctcatatttttgataaaatttactttacagtatgtacaattttcaaaattttttttttttttttttttttttaagtgaaaagtgaattgactttcctaatgcagtaccgaagtggcacatttactctttaattacttcttcatctcataatcaaacaagttatggttacataagaaatactaagaaaaacaattcctacaaatagttcacaaatacataataaatctccgccagcactggtgactctccagttcctgtacaatacacaacaatataaaatatacacaaaattatcaatattacaattctgtctccaggcaatctcctgtagtcctgtatcataaattaaacactgaaaaatacatatttacttattcatttatcaacactacaatccttatactaatctctacgacaaacacGGGGAGCTTtatgtgtctctggtcaaaaatggaatcgatgtcatgggtactttcctcatctcacatatctggagttacttcaatttcttgtcaacatcaggttttctctagtcacattcgggtttaatttacaactctcatactcatacttcacacactcaggttagtatttgttaaagcgtttcctactaatctgcgaaacctcgttacccatactttctaacatacatccacctcctgagttaccaacgtcgcctcagctctgtttacattcgtagcctcacttccttttgtttacaaacatctcctctgtttaccaacaaacgccacctctggttaccaacattaagctttttatttactcaccttcgtagcctcactttttcctaatatcgagctagccaaacactatgctcattctttctccttttctcacatatttctcttcatttgacagtcagtcctgctgcactgtccctttaacttaacttcctttacccctttgacagtcaaccttgttgcactgtacctttactcattttaccactaaatcacctactgaggctctgacttcattgaacagacagttttgctgtactgctccatttcctttcctaaacattagcttaatgctacgtcttaacatatcgttctgttacttaacaaacagcttcaatgttcgtcaccatattttctgaggctcttacatttcttagttattttacctttctaagggcattactcacaccttaggccaaacatttactttactgagacttattacttatctgaggtatcttaatcctttttgattttttcttacactcattccttacgcttaacctatactgcactgaggttctttcctactcattacttaaacactttatcacttaaaaactacgatagagaagaaggaaagacgatagaattttagttctgaatgaaagaagaggtaggttgacaatacggaaaagaaagtggaagaaatattgtcaaacgactcgagacctagtgctcgtcacgcacttagctctgcaaagagtgcaaagctctctgaggtatctactcactcctggccacgtctctcttttgaacatatcttttcaaatccacaatgttcctaagccctaacaccttatgtgatttcacaaactccagtctataagcatttgggtgaggcttctctacgattctaaatgggcccacgtactcatcggtaaacttctttgtttctgacgtaagtttcttagatctttccctagttttcactagcactagatcccctacctgaaaactagtgggatcagctcttgcgtcatgccttctctttctttccagggccttctttcttatattaatacgtgccagtctctccttctcttcgatggctatgtctgtgagatttggaaactcgaccaggtcgaataaaatattattcggcctaatgtcacacattagctctactggtgcatatcctgtggcttcatgcttcagatggtttattacttcttcgaagtactcaatataattggcccaagcggagtgttttttatgacaatatgttctacacaatctgtttaactccttcataattcgctcacacatgttcccttgaggaaagtacgcggagatttttatgtgatcgatacctctctgttgtaaacattcactaaatttcttagagataaactggggcccattgtctgacaatattgcctttggcactcctatcttcccaaaatagtccttctccaacttattcactaatactttagagttggctttcttaattgggtaaaattttacgtacttagtaaacccatccaccatcacaaacacatattcagatccccctctagacactggtagtggaccaaataaatctacagctactaaatccagccgattttgtggttctactgaatacatctgtccttggatagttctattgttggccctaactttctggcaacgatcacaggattctaatcgctgttgcacccttctccacatattatcaaaaattaccacttcacttaacttagctatacatttacgagcgccataatgcccatacttacaatgtacgtagtctataagtgcatctacatgttgctccggaaaacatattttccaattctcctcactgtctttcctgcgcctaaataagacatctttatgcactttatagtagaccagtaattttgggtaatctggatgacctaatctactctttactaatttaatgttgtcatcctggttctgttccctccgtaggttcttacaaatgcgcttaattaagccatcgtcctggagctgcatgatggccaacattacttcattattatcggtatttcttaaagatttcccttcttgtcctgtatctttcacacttcttgataaggcgtccgccacgatgttctcggaacccttaatgtatatcatcttataattaaattgctgtaaatacagggaccaccttcttaatctagcatgttttagctgacatgagtctaaatatgtaagggcactatggtctgtgtagatccaaatttcatgtcctaaaaggtacttttcaaatttttgcaggccgaaaataacagctaatgcttcaagttcagatatactataatttttctcggattgttgcaatgacctgctcgcaaaggctatggtcttgtggacttcctcttctccttctttttccaactgaaatagttcaactcctaacccgtaaccacaagcatcagatcccagacaaaatggtttcgaaaaatcgggatggttcaaaatcttactattaataagagcttctttcaattcttcaaacgccttctgacactcagaagtccatttataaactacatttttctttaagagttctcgcaggcacggtgcattgaataattgtccagacacaaattttctataaaacccaaacaaaccaaacatcccctttaatgctttacgtgttgtaggtgcagcataatcccttattgctctaatcttttctggatccggcatgataccatcgccactcactatgtgccccaagaatttaatttctttcttcacaaattcagttttgtctagcttcaatttcataccccccaattttatggccctcaatacttcatccaataacatacagtgttcctcccacgttgttgtcgatatcaaaacgtcgtctacatacactgtaattcttcttagtagatggtcccctaatacctgcgacatagctcttacaaaggcacatacacttatatttaaaccaaacggcaccaccttatactgataacatctaccttcgaataagaatgccgtgtactttcttgattcctttgctaacggtaggttccaatatccacaggtcacatccatggatgtaaagaacttagcacctttaaacttttgtagcagttcttcaatattctccggacggtcactctcaggtagtactattttgtttaatgctcgagcatccaacactagtctaattgaaccatccttcttaggaactatgactagcgggttattgtacacactaacagccctttcaataattccccactctaacatattttgaattaagtcacgtactgcctccttatgtacttctgggattgcaaatggttttttgaagaaatgagcgtctttctgcactgtcaaaaaacactcataatcctttactagccctggttgatctgagaaaacctcggcatgtttgactagtatttgtcttaaatcgtttttccttgcttcatcaatatcaattaattctagtaatttctcctcgatcctatttctgacactcacaagctcagacggatcctctacttttttgccaccgtactcattatagccctccaagaatttctctgttttacaaatacatataggaaaatcattctgctcaggatcctcacatagctgcttaccgatgaaaggtatagtaattagtttacccttaatttttaccataacatctttggtagaaaaattcacccacccttcatatttattcaaaaagtcagcccccaccaatatgtctacactcagtccatttataactaagaagttctgtcttatttctacttccttaaatgctatgggtagaaacacttcctgttttactgtcttcttagtcttaccggttgctactacaatgttcaagccacttactggcatcttaacaatctgtttactgttagggagttcatttaccaagttctgggatactgcacagacttccgatccagtatctatcaaacatttaactggttcatttaatactcttagctctactatcggttgccctaagtactctttatttattttgggttctgcttcctccaataaatcttgcacaatttctctcctttcgaagcctgtcttttgggtggcaatcacattcacacttacagggtttatttcatgcttattatcaccctcaattctagtggcagctcctattagcctatccactattgctaagtcaaaacatttttccaatgtttccccctctttctcattaacctccttttctacgaccctatccaaggcgtcgtcattaacctctacctcctcctctaatctatcctcttcttcgtaactatctacaacatcaattatcttatcaagcacagtcacaaccctgccattattactgttctcacccctatccgacagctcttcattagttttactgtgcataatgtctttctgattattacccttataactagtacttagttcttcaataagtggcttcttatgattattcttacagttaattggttcattaacctccacttgacttaaagctactatctctgtctgttttacgttatcctccctaaattttgtagcaacaacatttatgttaggtggtcgttcaggctgctttcttatgaatggttttgccagcggatttaactttaaacgctgttgcctacgatcgccagcacactcgtagacaattaatggttttccgagcgcggtgcgtcatcactatgcctccagctgaccgcctcacctcctgacatctgtcggccgctgtcatactgctcgcgttcattgaacctgttaacatatgttcttcctctaccacgtgaactgccacggtatccgccgcctctctgaacacccatcctattaatgtttacatccgcgcgattgtcattctgcctagcaggcgggcgatgctccctcctcatgttttcttcttctttttggacggattcaaccctttctaaatactgtacgaacttgtcaatgttatctcggggcgcagatatgatcttagttttccagttccacggtagcttattttctacccctaatatgatctgttctgtttctaacttattactaaggtaggacagagttgttacccacctttgaacaaatcgtttgatgccctctctcttggggtcatacttctctcccgaccagaaccgattaagaacatccatctgctttctctttccccagtattcctcaaagaacgctaatttaaattctgacaatttcgcgtatttttcagaggctaaattcccccatactctggcctctcccatcaaatttgaagtgataaagcctatcttttgtttatcgctccatactttcggcaaaacgtcttcaaaatcgttccaaaattctctggggtgcatgttcttacttgggtcaaattttaaaaactgtctgtgggtaacatacgcaacctcggtagattcaattattccactggaaattatactatcactatggttagaaacacactgttctactttggttagtctgcattcatgcccacaaagttgctcattcacactttcactgaaatggcttatgtgagtctctaaattattgaccttatttacaacttgctctccaagtttctcacaccgaattttggtatcatttactttacattctaaggcggcatgattaatttcattggaattctctaccacttttatgtgctcacatactttatctaattctgcatcaacatgggatttaaattgctgttgatcctcagtaacctgttcgattcgtgtcgtcaattcactttgcacttgaacaatattttctgtacattctagtttaacctgctgtatttcaacatttactttactactgagcactgctaaatcttgcttccaacagtctctgagatcggatattttggaatctaaatcagcgcccattttagtcatctcattacttaaatcagatcctaatttagacatttttgaatccattttacttgacatattagtttccaattttgacatactggaatccatcttacttgacatattggaatccaacacgttcatcttagttaatagattcatcagcatactggcgacattatccttcgccccctcatttgctgatacaatgtccctattaacattaactaccggcatgggtaactgtaactcactgggcactgacatatttggatctgactccaaactataattaacataggatgaatcagtcaaactactactgaaattgggttgagacacgtctaaactaaaattcatggggtcattttcccctgtctccatcccactatcacaacttagttccgcctttttgtcacttggttgaaactcagccatttttctcagtttgactccacaaacacacaaagttttcaaaagcactgtacttaactttgtgcttcggcgtgctgcgttgc is drawn from Schistocerca gregaria isolate iqSchGreg1 chromosome 3, iqSchGreg1.2, whole genome shotgun sequence and contains these coding sequences:
- the LOC126355646 gene encoding uncharacterized protein LOC126355646 — translated: METYKQYQKKYRQLTRKAKVISVNRPTGYSNQKSKTTWHITNSERYRQNSWLNHAKTCGQPSPSMFLEPVTKTELIKIIQKFKPKSLRWTTFLEKHNILIPTQHGFQNEKSTETSISSLTESVIDSLDKRNSAPAMFLDLSKAIDIIICTSLIEKLESYCIR